One part of the Coffea eugenioides isolate CCC68of chromosome 10, Ceug_1.0, whole genome shotgun sequence genome encodes these proteins:
- the LOC113750184 gene encoding uncharacterized protein LOC113750184, giving the protein MAAVVANPHINITEITANMKAEGVQSPEIEAIVKALSDDTIWKTIEGFKGKDMSTQEKMINNMVAGGHLPQVGVPLPTPVNPTDPHVISVAKFAVAKYNDKHGTKLVFNRVNGGLQWKIVIGTLYILVLATQDSKGTYTDYAVVFETFLGQKYLFWYKH; this is encoded by the exons ATGGCCGCCGTCGTTGCCAACCCCCACATCAACATTACTGAAATCACAGCCAACA TGAAAGCGGAGGGAGTCCAGTCCCCTGAGATAGAAGCTATAGTGAAGGCACTTTCAGACGACACGATATGGAAAACAATCGAGGGATTCAAGGGCAAGGACATGAGCACTCAGGAGAAAATGATT AACAACATGGTGGCCGGTGGTCACCTACCTCAAGTCGGTGTTCCTCTTCCAACGCCAGTGAACCCAACTGACCCTCACGTGATCTCGGTCGCAAAATTTGCAGTGGCAAAGTACAACGACAAGCATGGGACAAAACTGGTTTTCAACCGCGTGAATGGCGGCCTGCAGTGGAAAATTGTTATTGGCACTCTCTATATCCTTGTCCTTGCAACTCAGGATTCTAAGGGCACATATACCGATTATGCAGTGGTTTTTGAGACCTTTTTGGGTCAGAAGTACCTCTTCTGGTATAAGCATTAA
- the LOC113750387 gene encoding uncharacterized protein LOC113750387 — protein MAAVGANYNINISEITANMKAEGVQSPEMEAILKALSDDTIWKTIEGFKGMDMSTQEKMINNMMASGGLAQLGIPVPEPVNPADPHVITSAKFAVEKQNENAGTSLVFIQVNGGLQWKIVIGTLYTLVLFFFCFFRNDRIFSLL, from the exons ATGGCCGCCGTCGGAGCCAACTACAACATCAACATTTCTGAAATCACAGCCAACA TGAAAGCGGAGGGAGTCCAGTCCCCTGAGATGGAAGCTATATTGAAGGCACTTTCAGACGACACGATATGGAAAACAATCGAGGGATTCAAAGGCATGGACATGAGCACTCAGGAGAAAATGATT AACAACATGATGGCCAGTGGTGGTCTAGCTCAACTCGGCATTCCTGTTCCAGAGCCAGTGAACCCAGCTGACCCTCACGTGATCACGAGCGCAAAATTTGCAGTGGAAAAGCAAAACGAGAATGCCGGGACAAGCCTGGTTTTCATCCAAGTGAATGGAGGCCTGCAGTGGAAAATTGTTATTGGCACTCTCTATACccttgtccttttttttttttgttttttccgaAACGATAGGATATTTTCATTGCTTTAA
- the LOC113750183 gene encoding carboxymethylenebutenolidase homolog isoform X3, which produces MNTSQTFIVQRSSINCLRSFWLSRTNKNSRICASQFKVEDITEDETCELVNGVELSIGEGDDAINAYLCTAVKNNNGTGILLLSDVFGFEDSATRDFAYLVACNGYNVLVPDLFRGDPWTKERPKALFEEWRARQNPEHIAKDIFISADWMVNEFVAAGITKKLGIIGFCFGGGQVIDILAHDQGGCFGVGVSLYGTGVSASAAANIRVPVLFIAGDNDPLCPVDNLKDIGKEIEHQKIAVFQGRGHGFVHRPESPEEDEDAEKAFVIMRNWLHDGLAIET; this is translated from the exons ATGAATACTTCTCAGACAT TTATCGTCCAGAGGAGCAGTATAAATTGTTTGAGGTCCTTCTGGCTTTCTAGAACGAACAAGAACAGTAGAATATGTGCCAGTCAATTCAAAGTGGAAGATATCACAGAAGATGAGACATGTGAACTTGTGAATGGGGTGGAGCTCTCGATTGGAGAGGGAGATGATGCGATTAATGCTTATCTGTGCACGGCAGTGAAGAATAATAATGGAACTGGCATTTTGCTCTTGTCTGACGTATTTGGTTTTGAAGATTCAGCCACAAGAGATTTTGCGTACCTTGTTGCTTGCAATGGTTACAA TGTTCTGGTACCAGACCTTTTTCGCGGGGATCCATGGACCAAAGAGAGGCCTAAAGCTCTCTTTGAAGAATGGCGTGCTAGACAAAATCCGGAACATATTGCAAAAGACATTTTTATCTCAGCAGATTGGATGGTCAATGAATTTGTTGCTGCAGGAATCACAAAGAAACTGGGCATCATTGGATTCTGTTTTGGAGGTGGCCAAGTGATAGATATTCTTGCACATGACCAGGGTGGCTGCTTTGGCGTTGGGGTCTCATTGTATGGAACAGGAGTTAGTGCCTCAGCTGCAGCTAATATAAGGGTACCAGTGCTGTTTATTGCAGGTGACAATGACCCACTATGTCCAGTGGACAATTTAAAAGATATTGGGAAAGAAATCGAGCACCAAAAAATAGCAGTCTTTCAGGGAAGAGGCCATGGTTTTGTCCACAGGCCTGAGTCTCctgaagaagatgaagatgcAGAGAAGGCATTTGTCATTATGAGAAATTGGCTGCATGATGGTTTGGCCATAGAAACATAA
- the LOC113750183 gene encoding carboxymethylenebutenolidase homolog isoform X2: MGWSGSIPLSWALPTTLCSSNFLFKQSCLPVPAFASHELHFPRSSINCLRSFWLSRTNKNSRICASQFKVEDITEDETCELVNGVELSIGEGDDAINAYLCTAVKNNNGTGILLLSDVFGFEDSATRDFAYLVACNGYNVLVPDLFRGDPWTKERPKALFEEWRARQNPEHIAKDIFISADWMVNEFVAAGITKKLGIIGFCFGGGQVIDILAHDQGGCFGVGVSLYGTGVSASAAANIRVPVLFIAGDNDPLCPVDNLKDIGKEIEHQKIAVFQGRGHGFVHRPESPEEDEDAEKAFVIMRNWLHDGLAIET, translated from the exons ATGGGGTGGTCGGGTTCAATCCCCTTGTCATGGGCTCTTCCAACAACTCTTTGCAGCAGCAACTTCTTGTTCAAACAGTCATGCCTGCCTGTTCCAGCATTTGCATCACATGAGCTCCACTTTCCT AGGAGCAGTATAAATTGTTTGAGGTCCTTCTGGCTTTCTAGAACGAACAAGAACAGTAGAATATGTGCCAGTCAATTCAAAGTGGAAGATATCACAGAAGATGAGACATGTGAACTTGTGAATGGGGTGGAGCTCTCGATTGGAGAGGGAGATGATGCGATTAATGCTTATCTGTGCACGGCAGTGAAGAATAATAATGGAACTGGCATTTTGCTCTTGTCTGACGTATTTGGTTTTGAAGATTCAGCCACAAGAGATTTTGCGTACCTTGTTGCTTGCAATGGTTACAA TGTTCTGGTACCAGACCTTTTTCGCGGGGATCCATGGACCAAAGAGAGGCCTAAAGCTCTCTTTGAAGAATGGCGTGCTAGACAAAATCCGGAACATATTGCAAAAGACATTTTTATCTCAGCAGATTGGATGGTCAATGAATTTGTTGCTGCAGGAATCACAAAGAAACTGGGCATCATTGGATTCTGTTTTGGAGGTGGCCAAGTGATAGATATTCTTGCACATGACCAGGGTGGCTGCTTTGGCGTTGGGGTCTCATTGTATGGAACAGGAGTTAGTGCCTCAGCTGCAGCTAATATAAGGGTACCAGTGCTGTTTATTGCAGGTGACAATGACCCACTATGTCCAGTGGACAATTTAAAAGATATTGGGAAAGAAATCGAGCACCAAAAAATAGCAGTCTTTCAGGGAAGAGGCCATGGTTTTGTCCACAGGCCTGAGTCTCctgaagaagatgaagatgcAGAGAAGGCATTTGTCATTATGAGAAATTGGCTGCATGATGGTTTGGCCATAGAAACATAA
- the LOC113750183 gene encoding carboxymethylenebutenolidase homolog isoform X1, with translation MGWSGSIPLSWALPTTLCSSNFLFKQSCLPVPAFASHELHFPINEEANSDYEVSVIVQRSSINCLRSFWLSRTNKNSRICASQFKVEDITEDETCELVNGVELSIGEGDDAINAYLCTAVKNNNGTGILLLSDVFGFEDSATRDFAYLVACNGYNVLVPDLFRGDPWTKERPKALFEEWRARQNPEHIAKDIFISADWMVNEFVAAGITKKLGIIGFCFGGGQVIDILAHDQGGCFGVGVSLYGTGVSASAAANIRVPVLFIAGDNDPLCPVDNLKDIGKEIEHQKIAVFQGRGHGFVHRPESPEEDEDAEKAFVIMRNWLHDGLAIET, from the exons ATGGGGTGGTCGGGTTCAATCCCCTTGTCATGGGCTCTTCCAACAACTCTTTGCAGCAGCAACTTCTTGTTCAAACAGTCATGCCTGCCTGTTCCAGCATTTGCATCACATGAGCTCCACTTTCCT ATCAATGAAGAGGCAAATTCTGACTATGAAGTTTCAGTTATCGTCCAGAGGAGCAGTATAAATTGTTTGAGGTCCTTCTGGCTTTCTAGAACGAACAAGAACAGTAGAATATGTGCCAGTCAATTCAAAGTGGAAGATATCACAGAAGATGAGACATGTGAACTTGTGAATGGGGTGGAGCTCTCGATTGGAGAGGGAGATGATGCGATTAATGCTTATCTGTGCACGGCAGTGAAGAATAATAATGGAACTGGCATTTTGCTCTTGTCTGACGTATTTGGTTTTGAAGATTCAGCCACAAGAGATTTTGCGTACCTTGTTGCTTGCAATGGTTACAA TGTTCTGGTACCAGACCTTTTTCGCGGGGATCCATGGACCAAAGAGAGGCCTAAAGCTCTCTTTGAAGAATGGCGTGCTAGACAAAATCCGGAACATATTGCAAAAGACATTTTTATCTCAGCAGATTGGATGGTCAATGAATTTGTTGCTGCAGGAATCACAAAGAAACTGGGCATCATTGGATTCTGTTTTGGAGGTGGCCAAGTGATAGATATTCTTGCACATGACCAGGGTGGCTGCTTTGGCGTTGGGGTCTCATTGTATGGAACAGGAGTTAGTGCCTCAGCTGCAGCTAATATAAGGGTACCAGTGCTGTTTATTGCAGGTGACAATGACCCACTATGTCCAGTGGACAATTTAAAAGATATTGGGAAAGAAATCGAGCACCAAAAAATAGCAGTCTTTCAGGGAAGAGGCCATGGTTTTGTCCACAGGCCTGAGTCTCctgaagaagatgaagatgcAGAGAAGGCATTTGTCATTATGAGAAATTGGCTGCATGATGGTTTGGCCATAGAAACATAA